GAGTCCTGGGGGAATTTACTTGATTTTTGATTCGAGTATAAGTGATGCTATCTCGGCTAGGACGTCTAGGAGTGATTTCTCCTCTACGGCGACTACTCTCCCATCAGACAAGTGTTTGTGGTGGGGATGGCTGGGAACTTCTGGGTGATGTGGAGCATTGTCGTAGCGGAATACCATTACTCCCTGCGAATCGGTGTAATGGAATCTATAGGATACTCTCTTTAGGTTATTGCCCTCTACAAGGAGGTACTCAAGGAAATAGAGTCTGGTGGAATCGATAAAGGTTATCGTGCCTTTTAGGACAAGCCTATTGGATGCTCTCCAGCTTACATAAATCTGCGTCTGTGATATTATTGGTTCTAGTTCTTGGAGCCTGATCTCAACCCTTCTGAGATAGTTTCTTAGAGGCTGATTCTCCAACCTTCTTCAGCTCCTCTAGCTCCATTCTGGCTCTTTCAAGGAAGACGAGTTCACCGTACCATTCTATGAAGTCTTCATTGTCGCCGAGCTCGCCCCGTAGGTAGCGGGACAGGAACTCCTCTGAACTCATCCCATATTTCTCCT
Above is a window of Sulfolobales archaeon DNA encoding:
- a CDS encoding DUF6516 family protein, which produces MENQPLRNYLRRVEIRLQELEPIISQTQIYVSWRASNRLVLKGTITFIDSTRLYFLEYLLVEGNNLKRVSYRFHYTDSQGVMVFRYDNAPHHPEVPSHPHHKHLSDGRVVAVEEKSLLDVLAEIASLILESKIK